A single region of the Marmota flaviventris isolate mMarFla1 chromosome 10, mMarFla1.hap1, whole genome shotgun sequence genome encodes:
- the Ptafr gene encoding platelet-activating factor receptor produces MEPNGSSRVDSEFRYILFPIIYSIIFVVGVIANGYVLWVFAHLYPSKKLNEIKIFMLNLTVADLLFLITLPLWIIYYYNQGNWILPKFLCNVAGCLFFINTYCSVAFLGVITYNRFQAVTRPIRTAQATTRKRGIYLSLVIWVFIVAAASYFLILDSTNIVMDKVGSGNITRCFEHYEKGSVPVLVIHIFIVFSFFLVFLIILFCNLVIIRTLLLQPVQQKHNAQVKRRALWMVCAVLAVFIICFVPHHVVQLPWTLAELGYQDSYFHQAINDAHQVTLCLLSTNCVLDPVIYCFLTKKFRKHLTEKFYNMRSSRKCSRVTTDTGTDVVMPINQIPVDSLKN; encoded by the coding sequence ATGGAGCCAAATGGCTCGTCCCGTGTGGATTCCGAGTTTCGATACATTCTCTTCCCAATTATTTACAGCATCATCTTTGTGGTGGGAGTCATTGCCAATGGCTATGTGCTATGGGTCTTTGCCCACTTGTATCCTTCCAAGAAACTAAATGAGATAAAGATCTTCATGTTAAACCTCACTGTGGCTGACCTGCTCTTCCTGATCACCCTGCCACTCTGGATTATCTATTACTACAACCAGGGCAACTGGATTCTACCCAAATTTCTGTGCAATGTGGCTGGCTGCCTCTTCTTCATCAACACCTACTGCTCCGTGGCCTTCCTTGGAGTCATCACTTATAACCGCTTCCAGGCAGTCACACGGCCCATCAGGACTGCTCAGGCCACCACCCGCAAACGTGGCATCTATTTGTCCCTGGTTATTTGGGTGTTCATTGTGGCCGCTGCATCCTACTTCCTTATCTTGGACTCCACCAACATAGTGATGGATAAGGTCGGCTCGGGCAACATCACCCGTTGCTTTGAGCATTATGAGAAGGGCAGCGTGCCGGTCCTTGTCATCCACATCTTCATCGTGTTCAGCTTCTTCCTGGTCTTCCTCATTATCCTCTTCTGCAACCTGGTCATTATCCGCACGCTCCTCCTGCAGCCCGTGCAGCAGAAGCACAATGCACAAGTGAAGCGCCGGGCGCTGTGGATGGTCTGCGCTGTCTTGGCGGTGTTCATCATCTGCTTCGTGCCCCACCACGTGGTGCAGctgccctggaccctggctgAGTTGGGCTACCAGGACAGCTACTTCCACCAGGCTATAAACGATGCACATCAGGTCACCCTCTGCCTCCTTAGCACCAACTGTGTCTTAGACCCTGTCATCTACTGTTTCCTCACCAAGAAGTTCCGCAAACACCTCACTGAAAAGTTTTACAATATGCGCAGCAGCCGGAAATGCTCCCGGGTCACCACTGACACAGGCACCGACGTGGTCATGCCAATCAACCAGATCCCTGTGGATTCTCTCAAAAATTAG